AAGGTCACCATCGAAAATGATGGATCTTCCCTTGATGGAATCGGCTTTGGACTCGGACATTTGCATGAGCAGATTTCACCATATTCCAAGCTATCGGTTATTGGCGAATTATCCATTAATGAATGGAATAATATTAAAAAACCGCAAATCTTCCTGCAGGATATGGCAGTGAACTCCTGGCAGCTATTTGATATCCGGAGTTTAAAGCGGCTCGAAAGGCTCCAAAGCGTCATTCCTGAGGTAAACACTACTTGGATATTCTTTAATGAGGAACATATATCCAAATTCAGGACATATGCAGGGGAAAGTATGGTGAAAATATCATCTGAAGAGGATGCAGAAGCATTAAAACTAGATGGCTCAAACATCGTGCTTGCTGATATGCCGCCTTCAAAGGAAATGCTTGCTCATGTATTCTCCGGAAAAAACCTGCCAGAATTTATGCTCATTTTTATAAAGAGGACAGTGACTATTTCAGCACTATTCCAACAAGAGATCATTTTAAGTGGTATTTTGCCCTTCTTGCTAAAAAAGGCTCGGTCGATATCAGGCGTCATGGGAATGATATAGCGAAGCATAAGGGATGGAGCAGGGAAACGGTAGATTTTATGTCTCAAGTGTTTTTTGAATTGGATTTTGTTAAAATAAATAATGGTGTCATTTCGTTAAACAATACATCAATTAAACGTGATTTAGCTGATTCGCGAACCTATCAGCTTAAACAGGCACAATACACTCTTGAGAGCGATTTGCTCTATTCATCCTTTCAGCAGCTCAAAGACTGGTTTGATGAAGTTATGCAAGGGGCTGTAAAACTTGAGGAGGCAAAGGAAGAAAAATGGACTTAAAACAGTATATAACAATTGTTGAAGATTGGCCGAAGCCAGGCATAAAATTTAAAGATATTACAACACTTATGGACAACGGTGAAGCGTATAAATATGCGACTGACCAAATTGTTGAATATGCCCGTGAAAAGAAAATTGATCTGGTTGTTGGCCCGGAAGCCCGCGGATTCATCATCGGCTGCCCTGTTGCTTATTCATTAGGTGTAGGTTTTGCCCCTGTCCGCAAAGAAGGAAAACTTCCCCGTGAAACAGTCAAGGTTAATTATGGCTTAGAATATGGCAAGGATATATTAACCATTCATAAAGATGCCATCAAACCTGGGCAAAGAGTTCTGATCACTGACGATCTCCTTGCGACAGGCGGAACAATTGATGCAACCATCCAGCTGGTTGAAGAACTTGGCGGAGTAGTGGCTGGCATTGCATTCCTTATCGAATTAACATACCTTGATGGCCGTAAAAAGCTTGACGATTACGATATTCTGACATTGATGCAATATTAATTTTTTCATACCAAGAGAGCGCCATACGAAATGGTGCTCTTTTTAATTTATCTGTCAAAATAGGTATATAAAGTGCTTCCAAAACCAATTATGGAAAAACAATAAAGAAATTCGGACAAAAAACGACAAAATTTTTGTTATTCCCATAAAAATAACAGTCTATCCCTTTACATCTTCACTTTTTTTCGATAATAGTAGCAATATTAATTTTTTTATAACTTGTTATAAATCCAATTACAAAATTATTACATTATGCAAATGCATAAAATTCAGGGAGATAAAGGTGATTCCATGGCGAACGATCAAGTTCTGACCGCCGAGCAAGTCATCAACAGAGCAAAAGAATATTTAAACGATGAGCATGCAGAGCTTGTAAAAAAAGCGTACGAGTTTGCCAAGCATGCCCACCGTGAACAATATAGGAAGTCCGGTGAACCATACATTATCCATCCAATTCAAGTGGCAGGCATCCTTGCTGATCTGGAGATGGATCCATCAACGGTTGCTGCCGGCTTTCTTCACGATGTGGTTGAAGACACCGAAATCTCATTGGAGAATATCGAAGAAGCCTTCAATTCAGAAGTGGCAATGCTTGTCGATGGTGTAACAAAACTGGGGAAAATTAAATATAAATCACAGGAAGAGCAGCAGGCTGAAAATCATCGGAAAATGTTCGTGGCAATGGCCCAGGACATCCGTGTAATCTTAATTAAGCTTGCTGACCGTCTTCATAATATGCGGACACTTAAGCATCTGCCAGCTGAAAAGCAGCGCCGCATTTCGAACGAAACGCTTGAAATTTTTGCACCTCTTGCGCATAGGCTTGGAATTTCAAAGATTAAGTGGGAGCTTGAAGATACGGCTCTAAGGTACCTAAATCCGCAGCAATATTATCGGATTGTAAACCTGATGAAGAAAAAAGAGCGGAACGGGAAGAGTACCTGGATGATGTTATCAATGTCATGCGGGGCAGGCTGTCAGAGGTTTCAATTAAATCAGAGATATCCGGCCGCCCTAAGCATATATACAGCATCTATCGAAAAATGGCGCTTCAAAACAAGCAATTCAATGAGATATATGATCTTCTTGCTGTACGCATTGTTGTAAGCAGCATTAAAGATTGCTATGCAGTTCTCGGGATTATTCATACATGCTGGAAGCCGATGCCCGGCCGTTTTAAAGATTACATTGCCATGCCTAAACAGAATATGTATCAATCTCTTCATACCACGGTTATCGGGCCAAAAGGTGACCCGCTGGAAGTCCAGATCCGTACCATGGATATGCATAGAATTGCAGAGTTTGGTATTGCTGCCCATTGGGCTTATAAAGAAGGAAAAAGAGTGAATGAGGGCTCTTCATTTGAGGAGAAGCTGACCTGGTTCCGTGAAATCCTGGAGTTTCAGGATGATGCTGCAAATGCTGAAGAGTTCATGGAATCACTGAAGATCGATTTGTTTTCCGATATGGTGTTTGTTTTTACTCCTAAAGGGGATGTCATCGAACTTCCTTCCGGCTCCGTTCCCATTGACTTTGCTTACCGAATTCACTCGGAAA
This window of the Cytobacillus pseudoceanisediminis genome carries:
- a CDS encoding adenine phosphoribosyltransferase — translated: MDLKQYITIVEDWPKPGIKFKDITTLMDNGEAYKYATDQIVEYAREKKIDLVVGPEARGFIIGCPVAYSLGVGFAPVRKEGKLPRETVKVNYGLEYGKDILTIHKDAIKPGQRVLITDDLLATGGTIDATIQLVEELGGVVAGIAFLIELTYLDGRKKLDDYDILTLMQY